One Methylobacterium sp. 77 DNA window includes the following coding sequences:
- the bchF gene encoding 2-vinyl bacteriochlorophyllide hydratase yields MPARGGQPRRPLYSPAERARRDASRWTLVQGILAPLQFLVFLISLGLVLRTLATGEGVLAANASIVAKTFVLYAIMITGSIWEKDVFGRYLFAPAFYWEDMVSMLVLALHSAYLAALVTGALDTTGLMLLALAAYASYAVNAGQFLLKLRAARLQASPHLALTPETAR; encoded by the coding sequence ATGCCTGCAAGAGGAGGCCAGCCGAGACGACCTCTGTACTCGCCGGCCGAGCGCGCACGGCGCGACGCCTCCCGCTGGACCCTGGTCCAGGGCATCCTCGCTCCGCTGCAATTCCTGGTTTTCCTGATCAGCCTCGGCCTCGTCCTGCGCACACTCGCGACGGGGGAGGGGGTGCTGGCCGCCAATGCTTCGATCGTCGCCAAGACCTTCGTCCTCTACGCGATCATGATCACCGGCTCGATCTGGGAGAAGGACGTCTTCGGACGCTACCTGTTCGCCCCCGCCTTCTACTGGGAGGACATGGTCAGCATGCTCGTACTGGCCCTGCACAGCGCCTATCTCGCCGCTCTGGTGACCGGTGCCCTCGACACGACGGGCCTGATGCTTCTGGCGCTTGCCGCCTACGCCTCCTACGCCGTCAATGCCGGTCAATTCCTGTTGAAGCTGCGCGCGGCGCGGCTCCAGGCTTCGCCCCACCTGGCTCTCACCCCGGAGACTGCGCGATGA
- a CDS encoding ferredoxin:protochlorophyllide reductase (ATP-dependent) subunit N encodes MNAHAPLGSFDASCGVEIRQERGQRAVFCGLTGIVWLHRKIQDAFFLVVGSRTCAHLIQSAAGVMIFAEPRFATAIIDERDLAGIADMNDELDRVVGRLIERRPEIKLLFLVGSCPSEVIKLDLSRAAQRLSRDLSPGVRVLSYSGSGIETTFTQGEDACLASLVPDMPAEVKGAEPSLLVVGALADVVEDQFSRIFSDLGIGPVRFLPARRAGEMPPVGANTRMLLAQPFLADTARALEERGATRIAAPFPLGAEGTTAWLRAAADAFGVAPHRFAAATAPGLRRAEQALAPHRAMLGGRRVFFFPDSQLEIPLARFLSREMGAELVEVGTPYLHRGHLADELALLPHGTRVVEGQSLDAQMDRCRAASPDLTICGLGLANPLEAEGLATKWSIELLFTPIQGYDQAGDLAELFARPLVRRTRLEV; translated from the coding sequence ATGAACGCCCACGCGCCGCTCGGCTCCTTCGACGCGAGTTGCGGGGTCGAGATCAGGCAGGAGCGCGGTCAGAGGGCCGTGTTCTGCGGCCTCACCGGCATCGTCTGGCTCCACCGCAAGATCCAGGACGCATTCTTCCTCGTCGTCGGCTCGCGCACCTGCGCCCATCTCATCCAGTCGGCCGCCGGAGTGATGATCTTCGCCGAGCCGCGCTTTGCCACCGCCATTATCGATGAGCGCGATCTGGCCGGCATCGCCGACATGAACGACGAGCTCGACCGCGTCGTCGGCCGGCTGATCGAGCGCCGCCCCGAGATCAAGCTCCTGTTCCTCGTGGGATCCTGCCCCTCGGAAGTGATCAAGCTCGACCTGTCCCGCGCGGCGCAACGCCTTTCGCGCGACCTGTCTCCCGGGGTCCGCGTGCTGAGCTATTCGGGCAGCGGCATCGAGACCACCTTCACGCAAGGGGAGGATGCCTGCCTCGCCTCCCTCGTGCCGGACATGCCGGCCGAGGTGAAGGGTGCCGAACCTTCGCTCCTCGTTGTCGGCGCGCTGGCCGACGTGGTCGAGGACCAGTTTTCCCGGATCTTCTCGGATCTGGGCATCGGCCCCGTGCGCTTCCTTCCCGCGCGTCGGGCCGGCGAGATGCCGCCTGTCGGCGCCAACACCCGCATGCTGCTCGCACAGCCCTTCCTCGCCGACACGGCGCGGGCACTGGAAGAGCGCGGCGCGACGCGGATCGCCGCCCCGTTCCCGCTTGGCGCGGAAGGCACGACCGCCTGGCTCAGGGCCGCCGCGGATGCGTTCGGGGTCGCGCCGCATCGCTTCGCAGCGGCGACCGCTCCCGGATTGCGGCGCGCCGAGCAGGCGCTGGCGCCACATCGCGCCATGCTCGGCGGACGCCGCGTGTTCTTCTTCCCCGACTCGCAGCTGGAGATCCCCCTCGCGCGCTTCCTCTCGCGAGAGATGGGAGCCGAGTTGGTGGAGGTCGGGACGCCTTATCTCCATCGCGGCCACCTCGCCGACGAACTCGCACTGCTCCCGCACGGGACGCGGGTGGTCGAGGGCCAGAGCCTCGACGCGCAGATGGACCGGTGCCGGGCGGCGAGCCCGGACCTCACGATCTGCGGCCTCGGCCTCGCCAATCCGCTCGAGGCGGAAGGCCTGGCGACCAAATGGTCGATCGAGCTGCTGTTCACCCCGATCCAGGGCTACGACCAGGCCGGCGACCTCGCCGAGCTGTTCGCGAGACCCCTCGTCCGCCGCACTCGGCTGGAGGTGTAG
- the bchB gene encoding ferredoxin:protochlorophyllide reductase (ATP-dependent) subunit B, giving the protein MQLTVWTYEGPPHIGAMRVATAMRGLHYVLHAPQGDTYADLLFTMIERRDARPPVTYTTFQARDLGSDTAAIFKDAVEAAYERFKPEAMIVGASCTAELIQDDPGGLAKALALPIPVIALELPAYQKKENWGASETFYRLVRTLAGPAAPAGPREGRRPLCNILGPTALGFRHRDDLIEIRSLLDRLGIDVNVVAPLGASPTDLTRLGAADFNVVLYPEIARAAAQHLQKIFGQPMIETVPIGVGATIRFIEEVAALAGIDPAPVLAGAPSRLPWYSRSVDSTYLTGKRVFIFGDATHALAAARVAATELGFKIVGLGTYTREFAREIRAEAALHGIEALVTDDYLDVEAAIQASAAELVLGTQMERHIAKRLGLPCAVISAPIHVQDFPARHSPQMGFEGANVLFDTWVHPLMMGLEEHLLGMFREDHEFHADAAPSHLSAHAEDIASPKAEGQRVAPWDASAEKELKKIPFFVRGKARANTERFARERELSLITVETLYDAKAHFGR; this is encoded by the coding sequence ATGCAGCTCACCGTCTGGACCTATGAAGGACCACCCCATATTGGCGCCATGCGCGTCGCCACCGCCATGCGCGGCCTCCACTACGTCCTGCACGCGCCGCAAGGCGACACCTACGCCGACCTGCTGTTCACCATGATCGAGCGGCGCGATGCGCGCCCGCCGGTGACCTACACTACCTTCCAGGCTCGCGACCTCGGCTCGGACACCGCCGCGATCTTCAAGGACGCGGTGGAAGCCGCCTACGAGCGGTTCAAACCGGAGGCGATGATCGTCGGCGCGTCCTGCACCGCTGAGCTGATCCAGGACGATCCGGGTGGCCTCGCCAAGGCCCTCGCCCTGCCGATCCCGGTGATCGCACTCGAACTCCCGGCGTACCAGAAGAAGGAGAACTGGGGCGCCTCGGAGACCTTCTATCGGCTGGTGCGGACGCTCGCCGGCCCGGCCGCGCCCGCCGGACCTCGCGAGGGACGGCGTCCGCTCTGCAACATCCTCGGCCCCACCGCCCTCGGCTTCCGTCACCGCGACGACCTCATCGAGATCAGGAGCCTGCTCGACCGGCTCGGGATCGACGTGAACGTCGTAGCGCCGCTGGGCGCGAGCCCCACCGACCTCACCCGCCTCGGCGCGGCCGATTTCAACGTCGTGCTCTATCCCGAGATCGCCCGCGCCGCCGCGCAGCACCTGCAGAAGATCTTCGGCCAGCCGATGATCGAGACCGTGCCGATCGGCGTCGGAGCGACCATCCGTTTCATCGAGGAAGTGGCGGCACTCGCCGGGATCGATCCGGCCCCGGTCCTCGCCGGCGCCCCCTCGCGGCTGCCCTGGTATTCGCGCTCGGTCGATTCGACCTATCTGACGGGCAAGCGCGTCTTCATCTTCGGCGATGCGACCCATGCGCTCGCCGCCGCCCGGGTCGCGGCCACCGAGCTAGGCTTCAAAATCGTCGGTCTCGGCACTTACACTCGCGAATTCGCTCGGGAGATCCGGGCCGAGGCGGCGCTCCACGGCATCGAGGCCCTCGTCACCGACGATTACCTCGACGTGGAGGCGGCAATCCAGGCCAGCGCCGCCGAGCTGGTGCTGGGCACGCAGATGGAGCGCCACATCGCCAAGCGTCTGGGCCTGCCCTGCGCGGTGATCTCGGCCCCGATCCACGTCCAGGATTTTCCGGCCCGGCACTCGCCGCAGATGGGATTCGAGGGCGCCAACGTCCTGTTCGATACCTGGGTCCATCCCCTGATGATGGGGCTCGAGGAGCACCTCCTGGGCATGTTCCGCGAGGACCACGAATTCCACGCCGACGCCGCGCCCTCGCACCTGTCGGCGCATGCCGAGGACATCGCCTCCCCCAAAGCGGAAGGACAGCGGGTGGCACCCTGGGATGCCTCCGCCGAGAAGGAACTCAAGAAGATCCCCTTCTTCGTGCGCGGAAAAGCCCGCGCCAACACCGAACGGTTCGCACGCGAGCGCGAACTCTCCCTCATCACAGTCGAGACGCTCTATGATGCCAAAGCGCATTTCGGGCGCTGA
- a CDS encoding magnesium chelatase subunit H, translating to MPKRISGAERPTLRIVVVTMDNHMASALERARRRLQDEMPGLVLGFHAAAEWDTDPGALAACKSDIGSADIVLSTMLFMDEHVRAIHPTLLARRPHCDAMIGCLSASEIVKTTRLNRFDMDGTKRGALDFLKKLRGKPGAQGNGARQMAMIRRLPKILRFIPGSAQDVRAYFLTLQYWLSGSDENIAALVRFLVSRYAAGPRAVWRDIAAAPPPVSYPETGLYHPRMKGRIGEDVARLPVPTGAMKGRVGLLVMRSYVLAGNTAHYDGVIAALEARGLAVVPAFASGLDNRPAVEAFFHRDGRPSIDALVSLTGFSLVGGPAYNDAAAAETTLRGLDVPYLAAHALEFQTIEQWEASDRGLSPVEATMMVAIPELDGATAPMVFGGRSSRSPGANARDMSVHSERADTLAARVERLVSLRRRAKASRKIAVVLFGFPPNAGSIGTAAFLSVYQSLHNTLKGLKADGYDVAVPDSVDDLRNAVLAGNAARFGTNANVHHRIPADDHVRRERHLAEIEAQWGPAPGRQNSNGSQIFVLGAQFGNVFVGVQPGFGYEGDPMRLLFERGFAPTHAFSAFYRYLREDFRADAVLHFGTHGALEFMPGKQTGLSESCWPERLIGSLPNVYLYAANNPSEGMIAKRRSAATMVSYLTPSLTQAGLYRGLIDLKASIERWRGLEPEAEAERRDLGQMIQVQGAALDLTSAEPAWSGDVSAKVLALGLAVSELEHTLIPHGMHVVGEGTPPEERIDLLVALAEASSGLQPDRAGIESLVAGDTIDQALTAARLPLDDGHRAAFVALRETDALLSRDHELPALLRALDGRFIAPVAGGDLLRNPAVLPTGRNIHGFDPYRLPSAFAVADGTRQVARILARYRDEGAPLPESVALVLWGTDNLKSEGGPIAQALALIGASPRFDGYGRLCGATLIPLDDLGRPRIDVVVTLSGIFRDLLPLQTKLLAEASYLAASADEPEERNFVRKHALAHMAEHGIDMETAALRVFSNAEGTYGANVNNLVESGRWEDEDEISETFSRRKSFAYGRNGRPTAQRALMGSVLAKVDLAYQNLDSVEVGVTSVDHYFDGLGGMGRAVARAKGETVPIFISDQTRGEGKVRSLEEQVSLETRTRMLNPKWTEGMLGHGYEGVRQIEAHLTNTMGWSATSNAVAPWIYQRITETYLLDPEMRERLAALNPTASAKVAHRLIEAHQRGFWTPDEATRAALDRAEEELEDRLEGITAGVAA from the coding sequence ATGCCAAAGCGCATTTCGGGCGCTGAGCGTCCCACCCTCCGCATCGTCGTCGTGACGATGGACAACCATATGGCGAGCGCTCTCGAACGCGCTCGCCGTCGGCTCCAGGACGAGATGCCCGGACTCGTCCTCGGCTTCCACGCGGCGGCCGAATGGGACACGGACCCGGGGGCGCTCGCGGCTTGCAAGTCCGATATCGGATCCGCCGACATCGTGCTCTCGACCATGCTGTTCATGGATGAGCATGTCCGGGCGATCCATCCGACGCTGCTCGCCCGCCGGCCCCATTGCGACGCGATGATCGGCTGCCTCTCGGCCAGCGAGATCGTGAAGACCACCCGCCTCAACCGCTTCGACATGGACGGCACCAAGCGCGGCGCCCTCGACTTTCTCAAGAAGCTGCGCGGTAAGCCGGGAGCCCAGGGCAACGGCGCCCGCCAGATGGCGATGATCCGCCGGCTGCCGAAGATCCTGCGCTTCATCCCCGGCTCGGCCCAGGATGTCAGGGCTTATTTCCTGACCCTGCAATACTGGCTCTCGGGCTCGGACGAGAACATCGCCGCCCTCGTGCGCTTCCTCGTCAGCCGCTATGCCGCCGGTCCGCGCGCGGTCTGGCGCGACATCGCCGCCGCTCCGCCACCCGTGAGCTATCCCGAGACCGGCCTCTACCATCCGCGCATGAAGGGCCGTATCGGCGAGGACGTCGCGCGGCTTCCCGTGCCCACCGGCGCCATGAAAGGCCGTGTCGGCCTTCTCGTGATGCGCTCCTACGTGCTCGCCGGGAACACCGCGCATTACGACGGCGTCATCGCCGCCCTCGAAGCGCGCGGGCTCGCCGTCGTGCCGGCCTTCGCCAGCGGCCTCGACAACCGACCGGCGGTGGAGGCGTTCTTCCATCGCGACGGGCGCCCGTCCATCGACGCCCTCGTCTCGCTGACCGGGTTCTCACTGGTGGGTGGTCCGGCCTATAACGACGCGGCCGCCGCCGAGACCACCCTGCGCGGCCTCGACGTCCCGTATCTCGCCGCCCACGCCCTCGAGTTCCAGACCATCGAGCAATGGGAGGCCTCGGATCGCGGCCTCTCGCCGGTGGAGGCCACCATGATGGTGGCGATCCCCGAACTCGACGGCGCCACCGCGCCGATGGTGTTCGGAGGCCGCTCCAGCCGCTCGCCCGGCGCCAATGCCCGCGACATGAGCGTCCATTCCGAGCGGGCGGACACGCTGGCCGCGCGCGTCGAGCGTCTCGTCTCGCTGCGCAGGCGCGCCAAGGCCTCGCGCAAGATCGCCGTCGTCCTGTTCGGCTTTCCGCCCAATGCCGGAAGCATCGGCACGGCGGCCTTCCTCTCGGTCTACCAATCGCTCCACAACACGCTGAAAGGGCTCAAGGCCGACGGCTACGACGTCGCCGTGCCGGACAGTGTCGACGATCTGCGCAACGCCGTCCTCGCCGGCAACGCCGCCCGCTTCGGCACGAACGCCAACGTCCACCACCGCATCCCGGCCGACGACCACGTCCGGCGCGAGCGGCATCTCGCCGAGATCGAGGCGCAATGGGGTCCCGCCCCGGGGCGCCAGAACAGCAACGGGTCGCAGATCTTCGTGCTCGGCGCGCAGTTCGGCAACGTCTTCGTCGGGGTCCAGCCGGGCTTCGGCTACGAAGGCGATCCGATGCGGCTGCTGTTCGAGCGCGGTTTTGCCCCGACGCATGCCTTCAGCGCCTTCTACCGCTACCTGCGCGAGGATTTCCGCGCCGATGCCGTCCTGCATTTCGGCACCCACGGCGCCCTCGAATTCATGCCGGGCAAACAGACCGGCCTGTCGGAATCCTGCTGGCCCGAGCGCCTGATCGGCTCGCTGCCGAACGTCTACCTCTACGCCGCCAACAACCCGTCCGAGGGCATGATCGCCAAGCGCCGCTCGGCCGCGACGATGGTGAGCTACCTCACGCCGAGCCTCACCCAGGCCGGGCTCTATCGCGGGCTCATCGACCTCAAGGCCTCGATCGAGCGCTGGCGCGGTCTGGAGCCGGAAGCGGAGGCCGAACGCCGCGACCTCGGCCAGATGATCCAGGTTCAGGGCGCCGCTCTCGATCTGACATCCGCCGAACCGGCCTGGTCCGGGGACGTCTCGGCCAAGGTCCTGGCTCTCGGCCTCGCGGTCAGCGAACTCGAACACACCCTGATCCCGCACGGGATGCATGTGGTCGGTGAAGGCACCCCGCCCGAGGAGCGGATCGACCTTCTCGTGGCCCTGGCGGAAGCATCCAGCGGGCTCCAGCCCGACCGCGCCGGGATCGAATCCCTGGTGGCGGGCGACACGATCGACCAAGCCCTGACGGCGGCCCGGCTGCCCCTCGACGACGGCCATCGCGCCGCCTTCGTCGCCCTGCGCGAGACCGATGCGCTGCTGTCGCGTGACCATGAGTTGCCCGCCCTGTTGCGGGCGCTGGACGGCCGCTTCATCGCGCCGGTGGCCGGCGGCGACCTCCTGCGCAACCCGGCGGTGCTGCCCACGGGCCGCAACATCCACGGCTTCGATCCCTACCGGCTGCCCTCCGCCTTCGCGGTGGCCGATGGCACCCGGCAGGTCGCCCGCATCCTCGCCCGCTACCGCGACGAGGGCGCTCCCCTCCCGGAGAGCGTCGCCCTCGTCCTGTGGGGCACCGACAACCTCAAGAGCGAGGGCGGCCCGATCGCCCAGGCGCTGGCGCTCATCGGCGCGAGCCCGCGCTTCGACGGCTACGGCCGGCTCTGCGGCGCGACGCTGATCCCCCTCGACGACCTCGGCCGCCCGCGCATCGACGTGGTGGTGACCCTGTCCGGCATCTTCCGCGATCTGCTGCCGCTCCAGACCAAGCTTCTCGCCGAGGCCTCCTATCTCGCCGCGAGCGCCGACGAGCCGGAAGAGCGCAACTTCGTCCGTAAGCACGCCCTCGCGCATATGGCCGAGCACGGTATCGATATGGAGACGGCGGCGCTCCGCGTGTTCTCGAACGCCGAGGGCACCTACGGCGCCAACGTCAACAACCTCGTGGAATCCGGCCGCTGGGAGGACGAGGACGAGATCAGCGAGACCTTCTCCCGCCGCAAGTCCTTCGCTTACGGCCGCAACGGCCGGCCGACGGCCCAGCGCGCGCTGATGGGCAGCGTGCTCGCCAAGGTCGATCTCGCCTACCAGAACCTCGATTCGGTCGAGGTCGGCGTGACGTCGGTCGACCATTATTTCGACGGCCTCGGCGGGATGGGCAGGGCGGTCGCCCGCGCCAAGGGCGAGACCGTGCCGATCTTCATCAGCGACCAGACCCGCGGGGAGGGCAAAGTTCGCTCCCTCGAGGAGCAGGTCTCGCTCGAAACCCGGACCCGCATGCTCAACCCGAAATGGACCGAGGGCATGCTCGGCCACGGCTACGAGGGCGTGCGCCAGATCGAGGCGCATCTCACCAACACCATGGGCTGGTCGGCCACCTCCAACGCCGTCGCGCCCTGGATCTACCAGCGCATCACCGAGACCTACCTCCTCGATCCGGAGATGCGCGAGCGTCTGGCGGCCCTGAACCCGACCGCGTCGGCCAAGGTCGCCCACCGCCTGATCGAGGCGCATCAGCGCGGCTTCTGGACTCCCGACGAGGCGACGCGTGCCGCGCTCGACCGCGCCGAGGAAGAACTCGAAGACCGTCTCGAAGGCATCACCGCAGGGGTCGCCGCATGA
- the bchL gene encoding ferredoxin:protochlorophyllide reductase (ATP-dependent) iron-sulfur ATP-binding protein: MNIAIRNPVVARPKGNREEGSLQVELDPAVKIGTAKVFAVYGKGGIGKSTTSSNLSVAFSKLGKRVLQIGCDPKHDSTFTLTKRLAPTVIDALEAVQFHSEELRVEDFVAEGYNGVMCVEAGGPPAGTGCGGYVVGQTVKLLKEHHLLEDTDVVIFDVLGDVVCGGFASPLQHADQALIVTANDFDSIFAMNRIVAAIHSKSKNYPVRLGGVIANRSAKTDEIDRFNAAVGLERIAHFPDLDVVRRSRLKKSTLFEMEPTPELIAVTDEYMRLAAHLWAGGKPLSAMPMKDRDLFEFLGFD; the protein is encoded by the coding sequence ATGAACATCGCCATCCGAAATCCCGTCGTCGCAAGACCCAAGGGAAACCGCGAGGAAGGCAGCCTTCAGGTCGAGCTCGACCCGGCCGTGAAGATCGGGACGGCGAAGGTCTTCGCCGTCTACGGCAAGGGCGGCATCGGCAAGTCGACGACCTCGTCGAACCTGTCGGTGGCCTTCTCGAAGCTCGGCAAGCGCGTGCTGCAGATCGGCTGCGACCCCAAGCACGATTCGACCTTCACCCTGACGAAGCGCCTCGCCCCCACCGTGATCGATGCCCTGGAGGCGGTACAGTTCCACTCGGAGGAGCTGCGCGTCGAGGATTTCGTGGCCGAGGGCTATAACGGCGTGATGTGCGTGGAGGCCGGCGGCCCGCCGGCCGGGACCGGTTGCGGCGGTTACGTCGTCGGCCAGACGGTGAAGCTCCTCAAGGAGCATCACCTCCTCGAAGATACCGACGTCGTCATCTTCGACGTCCTCGGCGACGTGGTCTGCGGCGGCTTCGCCTCGCCGCTCCAGCATGCCGACCAGGCCCTCATCGTCACCGCCAACGACTTCGATTCGATATTCGCCATGAACCGGATCGTGGCGGCCATCCACTCTAAGTCGAAGAATTATCCCGTGCGCCTCGGCGGCGTCATCGCCAACCGCTCGGCCAAGACCGACGAGATCGACCGCTTCAATGCCGCGGTCGGCCTGGAGCGCATCGCCCACTTCCCCGACCTCGACGTGGTCCGGCGCTCGCGCCTCAAGAAGTCGACCCTGTTCGAGATGGAGCCGACCCCGGAACTGATCGCGGTGACCGACGAGTACATGCGCCTTGCCGCGCATCTCTGGGCCGGCGGCAAGCCGCTCTCGGCGATGCCGATGAAGGACCGCGACCTGTTCGAGTTCCTCGGGTTCGACTGA
- the bchM gene encoding magnesium protoporphyrin IX methyltransferase — protein MTSYAERRSQLTTYFDRTAVDAWARLTTDAPVSKIRATVRAGRDAMRANLLSWLPDDLTGTRILDAGCGTGALSVEAARRGAEVVAIDVSPTLVGLARERSAELLGGHRIDFRVGDMLDPWLGRFDHVVAMDSLIHYSAGDIVRALAELGLRTDGSVVFTVAPRTALLTVMHAAGRLFPRGDRAPAIVPITESGLRRRIGAEPALAGFAMKRTQRVNSGFYLSNAIELTRTTPRSQAGEKVRAP, from the coding sequence ATGACCAGCTACGCCGAGCGCCGCTCGCAACTCACCACCTATTTCGATCGCACGGCGGTGGATGCCTGGGCCCGGCTCACCACGGACGCCCCGGTCTCGAAGATCCGCGCCACGGTGCGGGCCGGGCGCGACGCCATGCGGGCGAACCTCCTGTCCTGGCTGCCCGACGACCTCACCGGAACGCGCATCCTGGACGCCGGCTGCGGCACCGGGGCGCTCAGCGTCGAGGCCGCCCGCCGTGGGGCCGAGGTGGTGGCCATCGACGTCTCGCCGACCCTGGTTGGCCTCGCCCGCGAGCGCAGCGCCGAGTTGCTCGGCGGTCATCGCATCGACTTCCGCGTCGGCGACATGCTCGACCCCTGGCTCGGCCGGTTCGATCACGTGGTCGCCATGGATTCGCTGATCCATTACAGCGCCGGCGACATCGTCCGGGCGCTGGCGGAATTGGGACTGCGCACGGACGGATCCGTCGTCTTCACCGTAGCCCCGCGCACGGCGCTCCTCACCGTGATGCATGCGGCCGGGCGACTGTTTCCGCGCGGCGACCGCGCACCCGCCATCGTCCCGATCACGGAGAGCGGCCTGCGCCGGCGGATCGGCGCGGAGCCCGCGCTGGCAGGCTTCGCCATGAAGCGGACGCAGCGGGTGAACAGCGGGTTCTACCTCTCGAACGCCATCGAACTGACGCGCACGACGCCTCGCTCCCAGGCGGGGGAGAAAGTGCGCGCCCCATGA
- a CDS encoding BCD family MFS transporter: MKAADITARVLTRLGPGLLPFLPFADAATPELPLGRLLRLSLFQVTVGMAAVLLIGTLNRVMIVELEVPAWIVAVMLSLPLVFAPLRALVGFRSDTHRSVLGWRRVPYIWFGTLLQFGGLAIMPFSLLILSGDTTGPAWPGHVAAALAFVMVGAGLHTTQTVGLALATDLAPAHARPRVVALLCAMLLVGMVVSAVAFGLLLANFSPVRLIQVIQGAALVTVVFNGIALWKQEARQPGRTAKDLPRPSFSQSWSAYAGSGLARRRLVATGLGTAAFSMQDILLEPYGGQILHLPVAATTALTAMLAAGGGIGLLLAARWLNRGGDPFRVAAAGSVVGIVAFSAVIFAAPLASAQLFATGVTLIGLGGGLFAHGTLTASMAKAGPEDTGLALGAWGAVQASAAGIAIASSGILRDIGSGLAASGALGEAMSDPSVGYLIVYHIEIALLFATLLAIGPLVRDRANGSKAVLGREARALLQHPVLQAPVSRQGA; the protein is encoded by the coding sequence ATGAAAGCCGCCGACATCACCGCCCGCGTCCTGACGCGCCTCGGCCCCGGCCTCCTGCCGTTCCTGCCCTTCGCCGATGCGGCGACGCCGGAACTGCCGCTGGGCCGGCTGCTGCGGCTGTCGCTGTTCCAGGTGACGGTGGGCATGGCCGCCGTGCTCCTGATCGGCACGCTGAACCGGGTGATGATCGTCGAGCTCGAAGTCCCGGCCTGGATCGTGGCCGTGATGCTGTCACTGCCCCTGGTCTTCGCCCCGTTGCGGGCTCTGGTCGGGTTCCGTTCGGACACGCACCGCTCGGTCCTCGGCTGGCGGCGCGTCCCCTACATCTGGTTCGGCACGCTGCTGCAATTCGGCGGGCTGGCGATCATGCCGTTCTCGCTGCTGATCCTCTCGGGGGATACCACCGGCCCGGCCTGGCCCGGTCATGTCGCCGCCGCCCTGGCCTTCGTCATGGTCGGGGCCGGTCTCCACACCACCCAGACCGTCGGCCTGGCGCTGGCCACCGATCTCGCCCCCGCCCATGCGAGACCGCGGGTGGTGGCCCTGCTCTGCGCGATGCTGCTCGTCGGCATGGTGGTGAGCGCCGTCGCCTTCGGATTGCTGCTAGCGAACTTCTCCCCGGTCCGCCTCATCCAGGTGATCCAGGGCGCCGCCCTCGTCACCGTCGTCTTCAACGGCATCGCCCTGTGGAAGCAGGAAGCGCGGCAGCCGGGCCGGACGGCCAAGGACCTGCCGCGTCCGAGCTTCTCGCAATCCTGGTCTGCCTATGCCGGCAGCGGGCTCGCGCGCCGGCGCCTCGTCGCCACCGGCCTCGGCACGGCGGCCTTCTCGATGCAGGACATCCTGCTCGAACCCTATGGCGGCCAGATCCTGCACCTGCCGGTCGCCGCCACCACGGCGCTTACCGCGATGCTGGCCGCTGGCGGCGGAATCGGGCTGCTCCTCGCCGCGCGCTGGCTCAACCGGGGCGGCGATCCGTTCCGGGTCGCGGCGGCGGGCAGCGTCGTCGGCATCGTCGCCTTCTCGGCGGTGATCTTCGCCGCCCCGCTCGCCTCGGCCCAGCTCTTCGCCACCGGCGTCACCCTCATCGGCCTCGGCGGTGGCTTGTTCGCCCACGGGACCCTCACCGCCTCCATGGCGAAGGCGGGGCCCGAGGATACCGGCCTCGCGCTGGGGGCCTGGGGCGCGGTACAGGCCAGCGCTGCCGGAATCGCCATCGCGTCAAGCGGCATCCTGCGCGATATCGGCTCCGGCCTCGCGGCCTCCGGGGCGCTGGGGGAGGCCATGAGCGACCCCTCCGTCGGCTACCTCATCGTCTACCACATCGAGATCGCGCTGCTGTTCGCGACCCTGCTCGCCATCGGACCCCTGGTCCGGGATCGCGCGAACGGAAGCAAAGCCGTCCTCGGCAGGGAGGCGCGTGCCCTCCTGCAACATCCCGTTCTGCAAGCCCCCGTTTCCCGTCAAGGAGCCTGA